One genomic segment of Nothobranchius furzeri strain GRZ-AD chromosome 10, NfurGRZ-RIMD1, whole genome shotgun sequence includes these proteins:
- the LOC107373072 gene encoding olfactory receptor 1E16-like, with amino-acid sequence MKRQVRVKDGSHDTVVGNMILVLMFALKHNLQKPISHGQGHRMRMAGVDENYTHVSEFFIVGFPSLQLEYFQVVASFFFILYVTTVVGNMILVVMFTLEHNLQKPMYIIMVSLALSDIGFSTVALPKLIARYWWNDGSIGFYTCHFQRHMIHYFGSLNSLILLTMAMDRYLAICFPLRYPMMMTIQTMTVLTVLCWAVAHIFPGITSISLAQMPFCGSNQIINAFCDSRSLVSLACGETRDLYNTIFSAAMVVLYVPLGFIVFSYIFIVISVSRMVNGQGRKKTFSTCATQGFIIAIYYVPRFFVYAAPYFPNLKMTPDNRIAMTLFYSLFPPLINPFVYCLRTKEIKEIVRRWIQRQKAIRPNPGQTVVKETRAGDGFDV; translated from the exons ATGAAGAGGCAggtgagggtgaaggatgggagtcatgacacagtGGTGGGAAACATGATTTTGGTGTTGATGTTTGCTTTGAAGCACAACCTGCAGAAGCCCAT TTCACACGGTCAAGGCCATCGGATGAG AATGGCTGGAGTGGATGAAAACTACACCCATGTATCAGAGTTCTTCATTGTGGGCTTTCCAAGCCTCCAGCTGGAGTATTTCCAGGTGGTGGCATCgttcttcttcatcttatacGTGACCACAGTGGTGGGAAACATGATTTTGGTGGTGATGTTCACTTTGGAGCACAACCTGCAGAAGCCCATGTATATCATCATGGTCAGCCTGGCTCTCTCCGACATAG GCTTCTCTACTGTAGCTTTACCAAAGCTCATCGCTCGCTACTGGTGGAATGATGGGAGTATTGGTTTTTACACGTGTCACTTCCAAAGACACATGATCCATTATTTTGGCAGCTTGAACTCCCTGATTTTGCTGACTATGGCTATGGACCGATACCTGGCAATCTGTTTTCCTCT CAGATACCCCATGATGATGACAATCCAGACCATGACGGTACTGACTGTCTTATGCTGGGCTGTGGCTCACATCTTCCCTGGGATCACCTCCATCAGCCTCGCTCAAATGCCATTCTGTGGGTCCAATCAAATCATCAATGCTTTCTGTGACAGCAGGTCTTTAGTCAGTCTAGCATGTGGGGAAACAAGAGATCTGTACAACACTATCTTTAGTGCAGCTATGGTTGTTCTTTATGTTCCTTTAGGCTTCATTGTCTTCTCTTACATCTTCATTGTCATTTCAGTTTCACGCATGGTCAATGGGCAG GGCAGAAAGAAGACCTTTTCTACCTGCGCCACTCAAGGTTTCATCATCGCTATCTACTATGTTCCTCGTTTCTTTGTCTACGCTGCACCGTACTTCCCTAACTTGAAAATGACCCCTGACAACCGAATAGCTATGACTCTTTTCTATAGTCTCTTCCCTCCACTGATAAACCCGTTTGTCTACTGTCTGAGAACAAAGGAGATCAAGGAAATAGTCAGGCGCTGGATCCAGAGACAGAAGGCCATTAGGCCCAATCCAGGACAAACTGTT gtgaaagaaacaagagcgggagatggttttgacgtgtga